In Hamadaea flava, a genomic segment contains:
- a CDS encoding non-ribosomal peptide synthetase, with protein sequence MTEWVFAASLDQERIWVADRLSDGRPVYNVPAAVRLTGPGVDGDVVEAAVRLLVERHETLRTALRENPDGGVDQVIHRSAPIDVGRLDFSGLPRAEADRRVGDLIAEYAARPIPLEQAPLWRAVLAQVAPADYWLVFVAHHAIFDAASYVVFRTDLTALVEAVAGGEPPKLPDLPIQYADYAAWQRGRLDDPTLAEDLAYWRAQLDELPPVHALPTDRPRRPGPAADGGQVRLPLPPDLAEAVRRQAAGARTTPFTVYLAGFVALLRRLTGRADVVVGVPVSGRDLPELAGLIGMFVNTLVLRVPVPRHPAYAEILRATRDAMAEALDHRQVPFQTLVEALAPDRDPGVAPLCQLAFNYLPESGNEPVHNGTAKDDLAIEVSADDLRLVYRSDLFDETSADLLAQRYLRLLSAALRDPTTGIGELSLETADEQAERVRLSQGPPLTPRSILEATDATVVAPDGTLTGPELTERADRLAARLRTYGAGPERVVAVCVPRSAAAVVAFLAVLKSGAAYLPIDPQLPDARIDLLLADAQPVVWLSTADRPGLPWVDVDADHPAADPPRWTAHRDQLAYVLYTSGSTGTPKAAMITRDGLDNTLTGQVGLFGVTAQSRVAQLAPLSFDVSISEMGTALLAGATLVVPPADLVPIGEPLAAWLTEQRVSHVQLSPAVLGSLPTSGSTPGLPTVSALVVGSESCPPELAERWSPGRRMLNAYGPTETADTVTTWPIDLDRIGGSVPIGRPVPQTTVHVLDERLRPVPAGVVGELYVQGPGVGRGYLNRPGLTATRFVPSPFGPPGDRMYRTGDVVRWRDGVLEFLGRADGQVQLRGIRVEPGEVEAALAALPGVGSAVVVVREDRLIGYAVGSDLDPSALERQLAETLPRHLVPAAVVVLGELPLTRNGKVDRRALPEPVALDQPAAIRPPEDARVALLCELFAGVLGRDTVGPDDGFFRLGGDSITALQLVSRARAAGLGLALDAVFRHKTPSALAAAATAADVAPAGVPDAGPVPMTPIVEWLRDSGGDITDYAQSTVVATPSGLTEERLIAGLQQVLDRHGALRMRLIRDGDDWRLEIPPPGTVAAELGGTIDPESSRMIAAEWDGDRLRLTAHHLAVDAVSWRILLDDLAAAVAGQSLTPPPVAYRHWATTLTSAAATAEADRESAYWHSVTDTVPAVLPGALLDPRRDTYASARRQVLTVDAARLLDEVPAAFHAKPDEVLLAALASAVADWRRTPGAVLVDRETHGREDPALDLSATVGWLTCVHPVRLDAGDTGPATAVKRIKEEVRSVPGSGRGFGLLRQHGHVLPDAQIGFNYLGRYALADSPEDSGDVGPKPWTPVSAADALGLDAGDLPLPHPIEIDALATDGPHGVRLSITLTTAPALVSTEDADRFADCLATALRRLSTLERGGHSPADFPLVELTQDDVHRLETAYPGLADVLPLSPLQHGLAFHAGLSDTGPSDTGPSDTGLSDTGPTESGLSDTGPTDDAEPAREAESTRDVDDVYAVQLVATLPGDVDEQRLRDAFASLLRRHENLRAAIVTEGLREPVQVITDVTQVPFRTVAGDSSAAATQDLAERFDLTCPPLLRATLVRVPDGGHRLVLTNHHVLLDGWSTPILLRELMALYRGDELPPARPYREYLAWLATQDGDAALGAWRDALADLAGPLHIAPDEQARRRAPRPATLTTTLSEARTAALTERLRDLGVTLNTAVQAAWAAAVGGLAGRDDVVFGTTVAGRPPELPEVEDMVGLFINTLPTRVRLRPAEPLGELLRRIQSEQAALLPHQYAGLADVQRTAGHGDLFDTAIVIENYPDIDVLRAGPAAEPTAAAESIRAAGERSGSPGHDTPADNDHKFMINGVDDVTHYTLDLTVVPGRRLHLRLAYRLDLLDREVAVATADRFERFLAMIAADPGQPVARFEPEPDRATILAAGRGPDLAVEQASLAQVVARHAARTPGRIAVIAGGTRLTYAELVAAASTGAAALRERGAGPGTSVGLALPRGAELAVAALAIAQTGAACLPIDVEYPPERIAFMLADAQPVTIVDTPLPRADEPGAGEPRADHEPHPGETAFLLYTSGSTGTPKAVVVAHTGLSNMAAVQVGRFAVTADARVSQLAAFGFDAAISELCTAWYAGAALVLPAPGEVLVGEALAEWLTVHEVTHAQLTPTVLGSIPADRGLPTVTTLVVGGEACPQELVDRWAPGRLMVNTYGPTEAGDSVSLWDCVPGRPVALIGDAIPNTTVFLLDSALRPVPDGVVGEVYVAGDSLASGYQRRAGLTASRFVACPFGPPGGRMYRTGDLARRTSAGMEFAGRGDGQVKLGGVRVELGEVEAALAAQPGVLAAVATVIADRLIGFVTGSDLDGGALRTAVARQLPRAMIPAAVVVLDAFPLSPNGKLDHRALAQSAPATAAASGRAARNPREELLARFIAEVLDRPGTGPDDHFFLLGGDSLAAARLVARARSAFPGITVRDVFDHPTAADLDRGLAGRGAAPVRPPITPAARASSVPLSYAQRRFWFLDELHGPAGAAKLTLPMRLTADEAAVLAEALGDVVARHEILRTVYAPADGVPSQRILPSWQPPVARVSATEPLALVLTALAAEPMDLAAPPLRAHLVDTPDGAVALLVVHHIAADGWSMDVLETDLRTALAARVAGRPPRWTPLPVQYADYTHWQRSASPGSLAYWQTALAGLPPEIALPGDRSRPAEPSAAGGTATGFVDAGLHGRLLDAARATGTTLFMVLQAGLAALLSRLGGGADIPLGTPVAGRTDAALDQLVGCFVNFLVLRTDLSGDPSLRVLLDRVRTADVAAFDHAETPFEAVVEAVNPPRGAARHPLFQVVISTLTRVGDGVGDLPPVDPGTAQFDLFLECVEHRRSDGSAAGITCHLGYAADLFDPATADLLLARLIRLLDGAVADLDRPLGRLPLATPGAPVSALAGPVVTVPAGSIVDWFREWAARTPEAPAIVTADETWSYDRLLDRVGAVTGELRAAGAGPGRLIAVDQPRAPELIATLLAVLATGAAYVPIDPSHPEGRRRHILDDSGAAFSFAEPAPTHRPEFRPDEAAYAIYTSASTGPAKGVLVPHGALANLVAGMADRLGLAPGERLLAVSSAAFDMSVPELFAPLVQGATVVLSGDRDPVAVAALAEAAAVTVVHATPALWSALLDVAPDLCRRVRRFAGAEALPAGLADRLAPITNLYGPTETTVWSTSDEVTGGEANPPIGTPLPNTQAYVLDSALQPVPVGVAGELYLAGAGLARGYLGKPDLTAVRFVVCPFGPPGQRMYRTGDLARLRPDGRLEYLGRADEQLKLRGYRIEPGEVEYALTALPGVTRAVVIVRDEHLIAYATGRDLDGAELRQALARTLPGYLVPSAVVVLDELPLTPNGKVDRRALPSPPSQRVETQPRSAAEAALCALFAEVLGVDRVGPDDDFFTLGGHSLLAARLIARARTALGREVSLRDLLDRPTPAGLADAHRSGGGSSSDGGGGSDYDVLLPLRTTGDRAPLFCLPPVLGLGWSFAGLLTHLEPDRPVYAIQSPGLSGDRPLAASLDDLVTTYAEVIRQVAPDGPVHLLGWSFGGLVAHAVAARRQQDGAEPGIVALLDAYPPEPGEPIPPAPDAAWSHVVANNLRLAGTCTDLPVRKGDTILFTAGHDHPAGAPVDAWAGRLDGDLRVHPVDCDHDGMTSPSALAVVGPLLTTALSGSDPGGLP encoded by the coding sequence ATGACCGAGTGGGTCTTCGCCGCTTCGCTGGACCAGGAACGGATCTGGGTCGCCGACCGGCTCAGTGACGGCCGCCCGGTCTACAACGTCCCGGCGGCGGTACGCCTGACCGGCCCGGGCGTCGACGGCGACGTGGTCGAGGCGGCGGTGCGGCTGCTCGTCGAACGGCACGAGACGCTGCGTACGGCGCTGCGGGAGAACCCTGACGGCGGCGTCGACCAGGTGATCCACCGGTCGGCGCCGATCGACGTCGGCCGGCTCGACTTCAGCGGTCTGCCCCGAGCCGAGGCCGACCGCCGGGTCGGCGACCTCATCGCCGAGTACGCCGCCCGCCCCATCCCGCTGGAGCAGGCTCCCCTGTGGCGGGCCGTGCTGGCGCAGGTCGCGCCGGCGGACTACTGGCTGGTCTTCGTCGCGCATCATGCGATCTTCGACGCAGCGTCCTATGTGGTCTTCCGGACCGACTTGACCGCGCTCGTCGAGGCGGTCGCGGGCGGCGAGCCGCCGAAGCTGCCCGACCTGCCGATCCAGTACGCCGATTACGCCGCCTGGCAACGTGGCCGCCTCGACGACCCCACGCTCGCCGAGGATCTGGCGTACTGGCGGGCCCAGCTCGACGAGCTGCCGCCGGTGCACGCCCTGCCGACCGACCGGCCACGGCGACCCGGACCGGCGGCCGACGGCGGTCAGGTCCGGCTGCCGTTGCCGCCCGATCTGGCCGAGGCGGTACGCCGTCAGGCGGCCGGGGCCCGCACCACCCCGTTCACCGTCTACCTGGCCGGATTCGTGGCACTGCTGCGCCGGCTGACCGGCCGGGCGGACGTCGTCGTGGGCGTACCCGTGTCCGGGCGCGACCTGCCGGAGCTGGCCGGGCTGATCGGGATGTTCGTCAACACCCTGGTGCTGCGGGTGCCCGTGCCCCGCCATCCGGCGTACGCCGAGATCCTGCGCGCGACCCGCGACGCGATGGCCGAAGCCCTCGACCATCGGCAGGTGCCGTTCCAGACCCTGGTGGAGGCGCTGGCGCCGGACCGGGACCCGGGCGTGGCGCCACTCTGCCAGCTCGCCTTCAACTACCTGCCCGAGTCGGGCAACGAGCCGGTCCACAACGGCACGGCCAAGGACGATCTCGCGATCGAGGTCTCCGCCGACGATCTGCGCCTGGTGTACCGATCGGACCTGTTCGACGAGACGAGCGCCGACCTCCTCGCACAGCGGTATCTGCGCCTGCTCAGCGCCGCGCTTCGAGACCCCACGACCGGGATCGGCGAGCTGTCACTGGAGACCGCGGACGAGCAGGCCGAACGCGTGCGCCTGTCGCAAGGGCCGCCGCTGACGCCGCGCAGCATTCTTGAGGCGACCGACGCGACCGTGGTGGCCCCGGACGGCACGCTCACCGGACCGGAGCTGACCGAGCGCGCCGACCGGCTCGCGGCCCGGCTGCGGACGTACGGGGCGGGGCCGGAGCGCGTCGTCGCCGTGTGTGTGCCGCGCTCGGCGGCGGCCGTGGTCGCGTTCCTCGCCGTGCTCAAGTCCGGGGCGGCGTACCTGCCGATCGACCCGCAGCTGCCCGACGCGCGCATCGACCTGCTGCTCGCCGACGCGCAGCCGGTGGTGTGGCTGTCTACAGCCGACCGTCCGGGTCTGCCATGGGTCGACGTGGACGCCGATCACCCCGCTGCGGATCCTCCGCGGTGGACGGCGCATCGCGACCAGCTTGCTTACGTCCTCTACACCTCGGGTTCGACCGGCACTCCGAAAGCCGCGATGATCACCCGCGACGGACTGGACAACACGCTCACCGGGCAGGTCGGCCTGTTCGGGGTGACGGCGCAGTCGCGGGTGGCGCAGCTCGCCCCGCTGTCGTTCGACGTGTCGATCTCGGAGATGGGCACCGCGTTGCTCGCCGGAGCCACCCTCGTGGTCCCGCCGGCCGACCTCGTCCCCATCGGCGAACCGCTGGCGGCGTGGCTTACCGAACAGCGGGTCAGCCACGTCCAGCTGTCCCCCGCCGTCCTCGGCAGCCTGCCGACGTCCGGGTCGACGCCCGGGTTGCCGACGGTGTCGGCGCTGGTCGTCGGCTCCGAGTCCTGCCCGCCGGAACTGGCCGAACGCTGGTCGCCCGGGCGGCGGATGCTCAACGCGTACGGGCCGACCGAGACCGCCGACACCGTCACGACCTGGCCGATCGACCTCGATCGGATCGGCGGCTCGGTCCCGATCGGCCGCCCCGTTCCACAGACCACTGTCCACGTTCTCGACGAACGGCTTCGCCCGGTGCCCGCCGGTGTCGTCGGCGAACTCTACGTTCAGGGGCCGGGCGTCGGCCGCGGCTACCTCAATCGGCCCGGGCTGACCGCCACCCGGTTCGTCCCCAGCCCGTTCGGCCCGCCCGGCGACCGCATGTACCGCACCGGCGACGTCGTCCGCTGGCGCGACGGGGTCCTGGAATTCCTCGGGCGCGCCGACGGCCAGGTCCAGCTGCGCGGCATCCGCGTCGAGCCCGGCGAGGTCGAGGCCGCGCTCGCCGCGCTGCCCGGCGTCGGCTCCGCGGTGGTCGTCGTCCGCGAAGATCGGCTCATCGGGTACGCCGTGGGCAGCGACCTGGATCCGTCGGCTTTGGAGCGGCAGCTGGCCGAGACCCTGCCGCGTCACCTGGTTCCGGCCGCCGTCGTGGTACTCGGCGAACTCCCGTTGACCCGCAACGGAAAGGTCGATCGCCGGGCACTGCCGGAGCCTGTCGCGCTCGACCAGCCGGCGGCGATCCGGCCGCCGGAAGACGCGCGCGTCGCGCTGCTGTGTGAGCTGTTCGCCGGGGTGCTGGGCCGGGACACGGTCGGCCCCGACGACGGCTTCTTCCGGCTCGGCGGCGACAGCATCACCGCGTTGCAGCTGGTGAGCCGGGCTCGCGCAGCGGGGCTGGGACTGGCGTTGGACGCCGTCTTCCGGCACAAGACGCCGTCCGCGCTCGCCGCCGCCGCGACGGCCGCCGACGTGGCGCCCGCGGGAGTGCCCGACGCCGGCCCGGTACCGATGACGCCGATCGTCGAGTGGCTTCGGGACTCGGGCGGCGACATCACCGACTACGCCCAGTCCACAGTGGTCGCCACCCCCTCCGGTCTGACCGAGGAACGGTTGATCGCCGGGCTCCAGCAGGTGCTCGATCGGCACGGCGCGCTGCGGATGAGGCTGATCCGCGACGGCGACGACTGGCGGCTGGAGATCCCGCCACCGGGCACGGTAGCGGCCGAACTGGGCGGCACGATCGATCCCGAGAGCAGCCGCATGATCGCCGCCGAATGGGACGGCGACCGGCTCCGGCTCACCGCCCACCACCTCGCGGTCGACGCCGTGTCCTGGCGAATCCTGCTGGACGATCTGGCCGCCGCCGTGGCGGGTCAGTCGCTCACCCCGCCGCCGGTGGCGTACCGGCACTGGGCGACGACGCTGACCTCTGCCGCTGCGACGGCCGAAGCCGACAGGGAGTCGGCGTACTGGCACTCGGTCACCGACACCGTCCCGGCGGTGCTGCCCGGCGCGCTCCTCGATCCCCGCCGCGACACGTACGCGTCCGCCCGCCGCCAGGTGCTGACGGTCGACGCCGCCCGGCTGCTCGACGAGGTGCCCGCCGCCTTCCACGCCAAACCTGACGAGGTTCTCCTGGCGGCGCTCGCGTCGGCGGTGGCCGACTGGCGGCGTACGCCCGGGGCCGTGCTGGTGGACCGCGAGACGCACGGCCGAGAAGATCCGGCGCTCGACCTGTCCGCCACGGTCGGCTGGCTCACCTGCGTCCACCCGGTACGCCTCGACGCCGGTGACACCGGACCGGCGACCGCCGTGAAACGGATCAAGGAAGAGGTGCGTTCGGTGCCCGGCAGCGGCCGGGGATTCGGGCTGCTCCGCCAGCACGGCCACGTCCTGCCGGACGCCCAGATCGGCTTCAACTACCTCGGCCGGTACGCCCTGGCTGATTCCCCCGAGGATAGCGGCGATGTTGGCCCGAAGCCGTGGACGCCTGTGTCGGCGGCGGACGCACTCGGGCTGGACGCCGGGGACCTGCCGCTCCCGCATCCGATCGAGATCGACGCGCTCGCGACCGACGGGCCGCACGGCGTACGCCTGAGCATCACCCTTACGACCGCACCCGCGCTGGTCAGCACGGAGGACGCCGACCGGTTCGCCGACTGCCTCGCAACCGCGCTGCGCCGCCTGTCCACTCTGGAGCGCGGCGGGCACAGCCCGGCCGACTTCCCGCTCGTCGAACTGACCCAGGACGACGTACACCGGCTGGAGACGGCGTACCCGGGGCTGGCCGACGTGCTGCCACTGTCGCCGTTGCAGCACGGACTGGCGTTCCACGCCGGCCTGAGCGACACCGGGCCGAGCGACACCGGGCCGAGCGACACCGGCCTGAGCGACACCGGGCCGACCGAGTCCGGCCTGAGCGACACCGGGCCGACGGACGACGCTGAGCCTGCCAGGGAGGCCGAGTCAACCAGGGACGTCGACGACGTGTACGCCGTCCAACTTGTCGCGACCCTGCCCGGCGACGTCGACGAGCAGCGACTGCGGGACGCCTTCGCGAGCCTGCTGCGGCGGCACGAGAACCTGCGGGCTGCGATCGTGACCGAGGGCCTGCGGGAGCCGGTCCAGGTGATCACGGATGTGACGCAGGTTCCGTTCCGGACGGTCGCCGGGGACTCGTCGGCGGCGGCCACGCAGGATCTCGCCGAGCGCTTCGATCTCACTTGCCCGCCGTTGCTGCGCGCGACCCTGGTCCGCGTTCCCGATGGCGGGCACCGGCTGGTGCTCACCAACCACCATGTGCTGCTGGACGGCTGGTCGACCCCGATCCTGCTGCGCGAACTGATGGCGCTCTACCGAGGCGACGAGCTGCCGCCTGCGCGGCCTTATCGGGAGTATCTGGCCTGGCTCGCGACCCAGGACGGCGACGCGGCACTGGGCGCCTGGCGTGACGCGCTCGCCGACCTCGCTGGTCCGCTGCACATCGCCCCGGACGAGCAGGCTCGGCGACGTGCCCCCAGGCCCGCGACGCTCACGACGACGTTGTCCGAGGCGCGCACGGCAGCCCTCACGGAACGGCTACGCGACCTCGGTGTCACTCTCAACACGGCGGTTCAGGCGGCCTGGGCGGCCGCGGTCGGCGGGCTCGCCGGACGGGACGACGTCGTCTTCGGCACGACGGTCGCCGGGCGCCCGCCGGAGCTGCCCGAGGTCGAGGACATGGTCGGGCTGTTCATCAACACGCTGCCGACCCGGGTACGCCTGCGCCCGGCCGAGCCGCTCGGCGAGCTGCTGCGCCGGATCCAGTCCGAGCAGGCGGCGCTACTGCCCCACCAGTACGCCGGCCTGGCCGACGTGCAGCGCACGGCTGGGCACGGCGACCTGTTCGACACCGCGATCGTCATCGAGAACTACCCCGACATCGACGTCCTACGAGCCGGCCCGGCAGCGGAACCGACGGCCGCCGCCGAGTCGATCAGGGCGGCCGGGGAACGATCAGGGTCTCCGGGACACGACACACCGGCCGACAACGACCATAAGTTCATGATCAACGGCGTAGACGACGTCACGCATTACACGTTGGATCTGACCGTCGTGCCCGGGCGTCGGCTGCATCTGCGTCTGGCGTACCGCTTGGATCTGCTGGACCGCGAGGTGGCGGTGGCGACCGCGGACCGGTTCGAACGCTTCCTGGCGATGATCGCCGCGGACCCGGGGCAACCGGTCGCGCGGTTCGAGCCGGAGCCTGACCGGGCGACGATCCTGGCGGCCGGGCGTGGCCCCGACCTGGCCGTGGAGCAGGCGTCGCTGGCACAGGTGGTGGCGCGACACGCCGCCCGAACGCCGGGCCGGATCGCGGTGATCGCGGGCGGGACGCGTCTGACCTACGCGGAGCTGGTCGCGGCCGCTAGTACGGGGGCCGCTGCGCTGCGCGAACGAGGCGCGGGACCGGGCACATCGGTGGGGCTGGCGTTGCCGCGCGGCGCGGAACTGGCCGTGGCGGCGCTGGCGATCGCGCAGACCGGCGCGGCCTGCCTGCCGATCGACGTCGAGTATCCGCCCGAGCGGATCGCGTTCATGCTGGCCGACGCGCAGCCGGTTACCATTGTGGACACACCACTCCCCCGCGCTGATGAGCCCGGTGCCGGTGAGCCTCGGGCCGATCACGAGCCGCATCCGGGCGAGACCGCGTTCCTGCTCTACACGTCCGGTTCCACCGGGACGCCCAAGGCCGTCGTCGTCGCCCATACCGGACTGTCCAACATGGCGGCAGTCCAAGTCGGACGATTCGCCGTGACCGCCGACGCCCGGGTCTCGCAGTTGGCGGCATTCGGGTTCGACGCGGCGATCTCGGAGCTGTGCACCGCCTGGTACGCCGGCGCGGCGCTGGTCCTGCCGGCACCGGGCGAGGTCCTCGTGGGCGAGGCGCTGGCCGAGTGGCTGACCGTGCACGAAGTCACCCATGCGCAGCTGACCCCGACGGTGCTCGGGTCGATCCCGGCCGACCGCGGACTGCCGACGGTGACCACCTTGGTCGTCGGCGGGGAGGCGTGCCCGCAGGAGCTGGTGGATCGGTGGGCGCCGGGCCGGTTGATGGTCAACACCTACGGGCCGACCGAGGCGGGCGACAGCGTCAGCCTGTGGGACTGCGTACCGGGGCGGCCGGTGGCGCTGATCGGCGACGCGATCCCGAACACGACGGTGTTTCTGCTGGACAGCGCGTTGCGGCCGGTGCCGGACGGGGTGGTCGGCGAGGTGTACGTCGCCGGGGACAGCCTCGCGTCCGGGTATCAGCGCCGGGCCGGGCTGACCGCGTCGCGGTTCGTGGCCTGCCCGTTCGGGCCGCCCGGCGGGCGCATGTATCGGACCGGCGACCTGGCTCGGCGTACGTCGGCCGGGATGGAGTTCGCCGGGCGCGGCGACGGCCAGGTCAAGCTGGGCGGCGTACGCGTCGAGCTGGGCGAGGTGGAGGCGGCGCTCGCGGCTCAGCCGGGCGTGCTGGCCGCCGTCGCGACGGTGATCGCAGATCGGCTGATCGGCTTCGTCACCGGGTCCGATCTGGACGGCGGCGCGCTGCGAACCGCCGTGGCGCGGCAACTGCCCCGCGCGATGATCCCCGCCGCCGTGGTGGTGCTCGACGCGTTTCCCCTGTCCCCCAACGGAAAGCTCGACCATCGCGCGTTGGCACAGTCGGCCCCGGCAACGGCTGCGGCGTCGGGACGAGCTGCCCGCAACCCGCGCGAGGAGTTGCTGGCCCGATTCATCGCCGAGGTGCTCGATCGGCCCGGCACCGGCCCGGACGATCACTTCTTCCTGCTCGGGGGCGACTCGCTCGCGGCGGCGCGCCTGGTCGCCCGCGCTCGGTCGGCCTTCCCCGGCATCACCGTCCGCGACGTCTTCGACCATCCGACCGCAGCCGACCTCGACCGGGGACTGGCCGGACGCGGGGCCGCACCGGTGCGTCCGCCGATCACGCCCGCCGCACGCGCCTCCAGCGTCCCCTTGTCGTACGCGCAACGCCGGTTCTGGTTCCTCGACGAGCTGCACGGGCCGGCCGGCGCGGCGAAGCTGACCCTGCCGATGCGGCTGACCGCCGACGAGGCGGCCGTGCTGGCCGAGGCGCTCGGCGACGTAGTGGCGCGGCACGAGATCCTGCGGACCGTGTACGCACCGGCCGACGGCGTGCCGTCGCAGCGGATTCTGCCGTCCTGGCAGCCGCCGGTCGCCCGGGTCTCGGCGACCGAGCCGCTGGCCCTGGTGCTCACGGCGTTGGCGGCCGAGCCGATGGATCTGGCCGCGCCCCCACTACGGGCACATCTGGTCGACACCCCGGACGGCGCGGTCGCGCTGCTCGTCGTCCACCACATCGCGGCCGACGGCTGGTCGATGGACGTGCTCGAAACCGACCTGCGTACGGCGTTGGCCGCCCGGGTCGCCGGGCGCCCGCCGAGGTGGACTCCCCTGCCCGTACAGTACGCCGACTACACGCACTGGCAGCGCTCCGCCTCCCCCGGCTCGTTGGCGTACTGGCAGACCGCGTTGGCCGGGCTGCCGCCGGAGATCGCCCTCCCGGGCGACCGATCCCGGCCGGCTGAGCCGTCGGCGGCGGGCGGGACCGCGACCGGATTCGTGGACGCGGGTCTGCATGGGCGGCTGCTCGACGCGGCGCGGGCGACCGGCACGACGCTGTTCATGGTGCTCCAGGCGGGGCTGGCGGCGCTGCTGTCGCGGCTCGGCGGCGGCGCGGACATCCCGCTCGGCACTCCGGTCGCCGGGCGTACGGACGCCGCCTTGGACCAGCTCGTCGGCTGTTTCGTCAACTTCCTCGTACTGCGGACCGACCTCAGCGGCGACCCGAGCCTGCGGGTGCTGCTCGATCGCGTACGCACCGCTGACGTGGCCGCCTTCGACCACGCGGAGACGCCGTTCGAGGCGGTCGTCGAGGCGGTCAACCCACCGCGCGGTGCGGCCCGGCATCCGCTGTTCCAGGTGGTGATCTCCACGCTGACCCGCGTCGGCGACGGCGTGGGCGACCTGCCGCCGGTGGACCCGGGGACGGCCCAGTTCGACCTGTTCCTCGAATGCGTCGAACACCGCCGGAGCGACGGGTCGGCGGCCGGGATCACCTGCCATCTCGGGTACGCCGCCGACCTGTTCGACCCGGCGACGGCCGACCTGCTGCTGGCGCGGCTGATCCGGTTGCTGGACGGCGCTGTGGCGGACCTGGACCGGCCGCTGGGTCGGCTGCCGCTGGCGACACCGGGAGCGCCCGTGTCGGCGCTGGCCGGACCGGTGGTGACTGTTCCGGCGGGGTCCATCGTGGACTGGTTCCGCGAGTGGGCCGCCCGTACCCCGGAGGCTCCCGCTATCGTCACCGCTGACGAGACCTGGAGTTACGACCGGCTGCTGGATCGGGTCGGCGCGGTGACCGGTGAGCTGCGGGCGGCCGGAGCCGGACCAGGCCGCCTGATCGCCGTCGACCAGCCCCGTGCCCCCGAGTTGATCGCGACGCTGCTGGCCGTCCTGGCGACGGGGGCGGCGTACGTGCCGATCGATCCGAGCCATCCCGAGGGACGGCGACGGCACATCCTCGACGACTCCGGCGCCGCCTTCTCGTTCGCCGAACCGGCTCCCACACACCGTCCGGAGTTCCGGCCCGACGAGGCGGCGTACGCGATCTACACGTCCGCCTCGACCGGCCCGGCCAAGGGCGTACTGGTGCCGCACGGCGCGCTGGCGAACCTGGTCGCGGGGATGGCCGACCGGCTCGGGCTGGCTCCCGGCGAGCGGCTGCTGGCGGTCAGCTCGGCCGCGTTCGACATGTCGGTGCCCGAGTTGTTCGCCCCGCTGGTCCAGGGTGCGACGGTCGTGCTGAGCGGCGACCGGGATCCGGTCGCGGTCGCGGCGCTGGCCGAGGCCGCCGCGGTGACCGTGGTCCACGCGACTCCGGCGTTGTGGTCGGCGCTCCTCGACGTGGCTCCCGACCTGTGCCGGCGCGTACGCCGGTTCGCTGGAGCCGAGGCGCTGCCCGCCGGGCTGGCCGACCGGCTCGCCCCGATCACGAATCTCTACGGTCCGACCGAGACGACGGTGTGGTCCACCTCGGACGAGGTCACCGGCGGCGAGGCGAACCCGCCGATCGGCACCCCGCTGCCGAACACGCAGGCGTACGTGCTCGACTCGGCGTTGCAGCCGGTCCCGGTGGGCGTCGCCGGCGAGCTGTATCTGGCCGGAGCAGGGTTGGCGCGCGGCTATCTGGGCAAGCCGGACCTGACCGCCGTTCGCTTCGTCGTCTGCCCGTTCGGCCCACCCGGACAGCGCATGTACCGGACCGGCGATCTGGCGCGGCTCCGTCCGGACGGGCGGCTGGAGTACCTCGGCCGGGCCGACGAGCAGCTGAAACTGCGCGGCTATCGGATCGAGCCCGGCGAGGTCGAGTACGCGCTGACCGCGCTGCCGGGGGTGACGAGGGCGGTCGTGATCGTCCGCGACGAGCACCTGATCGCGTACGCCACCGGGCGTGATCTCGACGGAGCCGAGCTGCGGCAGGCGCTGGCGCGCACGCTGCCGGGGTACCTCGTCCCGTCGGCCGTCGTGGTGCTGGACGAGCTGCCGTTGACCCCGAACGGCAAGGTCGACCGGCGGGCACTGCCGTCGCCGCCGTCGCAGCGCGTCGAGACACAGCCTCGCTCCGCCGCCGAAGCGGCGTTGTGCGCGTTGTTCGCCGAAGTTCTGGGGGTGGACCGGGTCGGGCCGGACGACGACTTCTTCACCCTCGGCGGGCATTCCCTGCTGGCGGCCCGGCTGATCGCGCGGGCGCGGACAGCATTGGGCCGGGAGGTGTCGCTGCGGGATCTGCTGGACCGGCCGACGCCGGCCGGGCTCGCCGATGCGCACCGCAGCGGCGGTGGCAGCAGCAGCGATGGCGGCGGTGGCAGCGACTACGACGTGCTGCTCCCCCTGCGGACGACCGGCGATCGGGCTCCCCTGTTCTGCCTGCCGCCGGTGCTCGGCTTGGGCTGGAGTTTCGCCGGGCTGCTGACGCACCTCGAACCCGACCGGCCGGTGTACGCCATCCAGTCGCCCGGCCTATCCGGCGACCGGCCGCTCGCGGCGAGCCTCGACGACCTGGTCACCACGTACGCCGAGGTCATCCGGCAGGTCGCCCCGGACGGGCCGGTGCACCTGCTCGGCTGGTCGTTCGGCGGGCTCGTGGCGCACGCGGTCGCCGCCCGGCGGCAGCAGGACGGGGCCGAGCCGGGGATCGTCGCGCTGCTCGACGCGTACCCGCCGGAGCCGGGTGAGCCGATACCGCCCGCGCCCGACGCCGCCTGGAGTCATGTGGTGGCGAACAACCTCCGGCTCGCCGGAACCTGCACCGACCTGCCCGTACGCAAGGGCGACACGATCCTGTTCACCGCCGGGCACGACCATCCAGCCGGCGCGCCGGTCGACGCGTGGGCCGGTCGTCTCGACGGCGACCTGCGCGTGCACCCGGTCGACTGCGACCACGACGGCATGACGTCGCCTTCGGCACTGGCCGTCGTCGGCCCGCTCCTCACCACCGCACTGTCCGGATCAGACCCCGGAGGACTACCGTGA